TGGGTTTAAAAGGTGTCTAACTAGAAGggatcttttttcttctcttgatTCAAACAATTAGAATATCAATGAAAGCCTGCCTGTTGCAAAAACATGTGCCTTACTGGACATACTTTGATTTGGTCATTTTCCCATAGTGGTGGCTTTGTACGTAGCTGCTATACACCAAGTTCACTTACCTACAAGGTACTTGTACACATTGTTAGCTCCAGTTCCCACAACAGCTATTTTACTGAACAGGGGGAAGGAGACACTGTAGACTCTGCGCACGAAGCCGTCAATCTCCTTATCACTTCCCGGCTCCTGCTGCCCAAACTGGTTACAGGGGAAGGCCAGCACATTGAAGTGATATGGCCCCAAGTCCcgctggagctgctgcaggtcttTGTAGTGCTCCTCTGTGAAGCCACATTCACTGGCAACATTCACCACCAGTGACACCTAAAACCAGAGTGACACACAGTAAATAACGACAGTTTAGGGCCTTAAAATTAGAAACAAAAATTAGCACAAACTTTAGGCCTCTGTAAACATCACTGAATGATAACAGAGGTAGACAAGTTCTGTTGACATTATCTGTTAGTACTGttagcttgtgttttgtctcagTTATGGCAGAACATGAATGGGGAGAggagttttttttctattttgacaGCAGAGCCCATTACAGCTCTTTAGACCCTTGACTTAACCTCAAGATTTTAACTACCATAATTTTCATGACCACTGCCTACCATCCTTTACATGGCTACTTTGTGGGAACCATACTTTGAATAATGCAAGCATTGGCTTTTTATGAGCTGAATGTACCATACAATCTTCACTTGCCGATTCAAGTCTAAGACCTGTTCTTTACGGGAGTAGGGAACAATGCTCATTGAATCAGACCTTATGAGGAGGTACAAACTTTCTCAGATATTAGTCATACTTTTAGGCATTACCAGGAAAACAGTTATTGCTCCAATTGGTTAATTTCCTCGAGGTGTAATGGATGGACTCCTTAGGAGCAAAAGTTACAGCCTCCACATCGTCCATGTATTACTGTAATGAAACACACTGTCCTGGCACGTCCTTTACGATTACATAATATCATGATCTATTTCCTCCGAAATACTTTGTCTTGAAGAGTCAGGTGTTTCACTTCCAGGTGTGGTAACTGTGGTTGGTATTGTGTCTTGTTGTAATCACACCCCACAGCGATGACACCCAGTACTGACATGCCCTGGAACACGCTTGCTCATTACTGAAGCCACGTGAGAAATGAAACACAGCGATGAAGAgtatctaataaaaaaaaaattcaagtaCTTAATTAGGATCCCTGAGTAATTCTCAGAACTCACTCTGAAAATGGTATTATTAAGTTCTGTGATGATACAGCTATccccagcctgctgctgtgacagCAGCCCACTGGAACTCCATATTTTTCGATAGCAGGAAGCAGGGTCTACATTTATTTCAGGGGTATTTGATCTACCCCTTTGAGGGGCAGGGCTTGCAATGTTGAACATTTCTGAATGGTCGAATGATCCAATTGGAAGAGGACATCCAAAGGGAATTAGAATTGTCAACCTGCATGAGAAAGTGTATGCCAATATATCCATTTGCAATGCAATAAATCATGCTTGTCTGTTGTCTAAATGGCATCATCTTTGTAGAATGGTCTTCGTTTTCTTTTATCGTCATCTACTAGACTGGTGACAGTTAATTGTATGGCTTCTCCATACGTCATgggcctgatttgcataatcatAACGATATTTCAGGCTGTGGTGGAAACCATTTTGTTCCTTGAAGAGAGTCGAAATGCTCCAAGAGAGATAGTGTTTGACCCAAAGACGGTGGGTGACCACAGGGCTCAGATGTACTCTATCAGATATCTAGCAGTCAACATAGCTAACACACAAGGCTGGAGGGTTCATGTTGGAGACCTCTGCTCCATATCCAACAGCATATGTATTTTCAACAAAGACTCAGGTTCTATGGAGTGGAGCAGAAATGTATGTTACTTTTGTACTGGattgttttgaaaagtaaaataagatcGGACGTTACAGCCTAATATGTTAACTGGACAGAGCTGTTGAAGTCACAGATCACAAGCTGATGCAGACCGCAATGAAGATTGTGGGGGTTAAATATCACCGGTCCCTCCAGTTGCTTAATAAGCAGTCTGTTGTTAGACAGGTGCAGAAAATTGTGTCAGACCCAACAAATGAGAAGTGAAAGTTCAAGGTTCACTAATATTTTTCACTTGTAGCCCATGCATTTTAGCATATAATCATCTAAACTGTaattaagacaaaataaaaattacacatgctttttaagatcaGAGGATTGATGTCTGATCAGATTAATGTAAATGTACTGCTACAGACGTGGTGAGGGTGGACCTGTACAGGTATCAGCATAGAAACAGGAGTATGTTAGTAAAGACTGAACAGCAGCTCATCACTGCTCTAATTAGCATGCACTGTGATTTCACCTCAGCCAGCCCATGG
The genomic region above belongs to Notolabrus celidotus isolate fNotCel1 chromosome 2, fNotCel1.pri, whole genome shotgun sequence and contains:
- the gpx7 gene encoding glutathione peroxidase 7 isoform X2, giving the protein MSHPSCSTAGLRGSRRPAELPFHSNKVSLVVNVASECGFTEEHYKDLQQLQRDLGPYHFNVLAFPCNQFGQQEPGSDKEIDGFVRRVYSVSFPLFSKIAVVGTGANNVYKYLVESSGKEPDWNFWKYLIDVNGKVVDAWGPKVSVKELRPKIAEMVRQIILKKKEEL